The DNA segment AGGCATCACGCAGACCATGACCGTGCAGCTGTGGCTCAGCACTGCCTTACCCAAAGCAGTTACGGCAGACCTGCAGGCCGAGCACGGCTGAGGACACAATCTGCTCCCTTCCCACTGGATTGGGATCTGCCATCCTGCTGCGAACATAGAGGTTTTGAGGAGAACAGATGTAGGTCACCGGCGGGAGGAGACGGGGAGAGAGGGAATTCAAACTACTCTTCCACAAGGATGTTGATGTTGGACTTGGACCAATATCATGGATCCGCACAAAGCATCAGTTATTTGAGAGtgacatttcagaaaagcagagctATGTATCCTATTAGCTTGAAAACAATACAGCCGCACCAATGCCAGGATAGCAATGCCGCTGGAAACGGGAAACATCTATTTTCAGcacctcccagtatccccccactGCTTTAACAAACTGTTTTTATAAAGATCAGGCAAATGCCCCAGAGCTTCACACAGATACACCCCAAAAAGCTCTCCAAAAGGGACGGAGAGGAACGTGTGGAGGAGGAACATGGCAGGGCTCATTTTCTGCCCAGAACAGACAACAAACCTCTCTCGCCCAGCACCGCCAGGTCCCAGCGAAGCTGCAGTCCATGCCCCCTCAAAACATCCTGGGTCTTCACCTTGGTCACAGCAGAAGTTATTGGGGGAACTGGTAGCACAGTGACCATCCCCAGGGTTCCATTCCTCATCATTGAGCTAGTTTCCCAGCCTCACCGTGGGAATAACGGCATGAGTTTGCATCTGATTCTTGACACAGAGAGACATAAATCCTCCATGCAAACCTGGCAGTTCCCTGCATCAGCTGCGGCCACCCTGTGCATCTCCTTCCCTGCCACTGGCAGCCGCAGCaacaggaattaaaataaagaaggatGAAAAACTCCTGCAGTGGCTGCGGATTTATTTGCCCGCACTCCGTTCATTTCTAGAAGTCCTTGTACAGGAGAGGAGAAATCCCTAAGCGATTTCAAAGCATCCTGCACGATCGCAGCAAGCTCCCCCCAGCCACAGACAGGCAGAGAAGGGATGACTAATTTTTTTAGCGTAATACACCACAGAGAGTGTCCTGCGAACAAGCAAGTAAATTCCTGAGGCTCTCAGCAAGGACCCCGCCGCTCCTTGCGAAACTTCCCAGCTGGAACCTCACAGCCGAAAAGCCAGAAAACATCGTTTTTCCCTCCTCCAACAAACAGGGGCTGGGATTCCTTTCACGACAGTATTTGGGTTTTAATGTCAGTCCATAtttagcaagaggaaaaaaagcctcccTTCCTTCCTGTCACATTTTCCACCCTTGATGACATCCAagatcagaaataagcaagtgctGGCCGAGGAGGGAGGATGCATCTACTCGAGCATGAGAGAGCCCGGAGCGTGGCAGCCCGTACATTCCCATTTGGGATGTGCCAGGAGACACCAGcaaggaggggacacagcccTCGGACCTGGTGGCGAGGAGAGTTGTCCCCTCCAACACTCCAGCTTGGAGCATCTCCCTGAGGGATGGCATAGGGCAGGAGCCAGGCCAGCAGCCTACAGGGCTGGCTGGCATACCACTCCCAAAAAGAAGCGTTATGTCCCCAGCACAGGCCAAGAGCTGTGGAGGAGGCCGTGGGTCAGGCCCAGGACGGCTGGTGGGCGGCTCACTCATGGGGGGCCCAGTGCCGGACCCCCGGCGTCCTGCGTGATGGTGTCCACGGAGCCTGGCCATCATGCGGCAGGGCGAGGCGAGCCGTGGTGGGGAGGAGGCGGCTGGCGATCGCAGGGTCAGACTGTGGCCCAGCGGCATGCCCTGTCTGCAGGGTGTCGGAGGGGGGTCCCATTCCCAGTTCGGACCCCCTTGTCCGCCCCCacggcagcagggcaggagggggctgcagaCCCACGTGCGGAAGTTCACGCACCCCAACCCACGATTCACTTTTagtttttactattaaaaaataaaacccacggcgggggttgggggtggggagggcgaGGTGGGACTCCAGGCCAGGCCCAGCCGAGCCCCACGCAGAGGCCGCGGACACGCGTGGGTGCCGCCCGGAGAGGCCCCGCCCGGCGACCCCCGCGTCACCATAACAACCCCGGGCCCGTCCCCCCCCGTCGGGCGGTCGCTCACCtgcagggcggcgggcggcgccgggccgggcccgctccTTCTCCCTCGCTGGCTCTCGCCGCCGCCCAACGTCTCCGGTGCGACGCCGCGGCGGCCGGCCGCGACCATGGACGCCGCGCCGGGGGAGGGCGCGGGGgtcgggggcggagggggggagggaaaaaaaggaggggaaggggaaggggaggggggggaaggcgccgccgccgcccctcagcgccccgccgcggggctgccggccCTCAGCGgcgccccggcagccgcccgcccgctcctGCCGCCGTTGCCGCCATGGTGCGGCTCCATGCAGGGCGCGCTGCGCTgacagggccggggcggggccaggggggcggggcgaggggcggggccgTGCGGACACAGCAGGATCCCTCCGCCAGGTGCCCGGGGGGGAGAGGTTGCCGTTACGGTGCTGCCATCTGCCGGTGCCGGGAAGGCGGCCCCGTCCCGCGGGCGGAACGGGAAAGGGGGACCCTCCGCCCCCCCTTTCCCGTCCCGCCGCCATGGGGTCCAGCCCCGGGGAGGAGAAAGCGGgcactccccccgccccgctcctcgcGCCGCCTGTCCATCAACGCGACGGGCGTGCGCGGCGGCCAATCAGCGGAGGGGTGGGGCGTGCTCAGCGAGCTCCCTGGGGCGTGAGGCCGAGGTGGGCGCAGGTAGGGGGGTCCTGCCGCGGGGGGATGGAGTGCGGCCGGTTGGTGGCGGAGCCGAGCggggacgtgtgtgtgtgtgtgtgtgtgtgtgtgtgtgtgtgtgtgtgtgatttttaagtttattttcaaGCAAATAAACTTattccaccccaccccacccgccTCCCGGGAGCGGAAAGGCCGAGCTGCGGGGCAGGGTGGAGAGAGCGCGCAGCGTCCCGCCGCGGCCGGCCCTTCCCCGGCCGCCATTTCCCCGCGGGAAGGCGCGTTATTGCTTCTCCTCCGCCGTCCTCGCCCCGCGGGGGGAGGCCGCCTCGCCCGCGGCCTGGAGCAGGATCCCGGCCTAGGCCCGGTTCGCCTGGCGCGGCCGGGCTGGGATCCACCCGAATGAGTAGTGGCTGGGGAGCCGCTGGAGGGGCTGGGTTTGTGAGGGCAGAGTCGCGAGTCGAACTTTAACCCGAGTGatttttccttgtgtgttttcCGCCTACGATTTCCCCCTGTGCCGATTCCTCCAGGTTCCTATGGAAAAGCCCAATCCAGGGGCCTGTCGAGAAGCCGAGCGTGGCCAGCAGCCCTCTGCTCACGTTGTCTTTCTGTGTCTCACGGCAGGTGCTGAGCCAGGATGGGTTTTGCCGAAGACAAAGTGTACGACTACATTTTGAAAAACCTCAAGAATTTTAGGCACATCCGTGTGGCGTCGCTGGCCGATTCCCTGAGCTGCCTGACCGATGCTGACAGGGTAATTCCCTGCTTTTCTGAGTCCTGACAGGCTCCTTCCCCAATGTATAGTGCAGGCAAAATATATAACTGCTTTAGCTCTAAGCCAGACCCTCCCTTAGATCCGCTGTGTGTTTCATTTAGGATGAGCTTCACGCCCGGGAGGAAATGCGGGGGAGCCAGGCGACCGTCTATAAGTTTTACCAGCACCTGAAATgccggcagggctgggtgctggatCTCATCGACGCGCTGCGCCAGAACAATGCAGGGCACCTGGCTGATGAGCTGCAGCACATATATGAATCCTGGCAAGCCTGTAAGTAGCCTGGtcatccctggctgctgccccgGGGGTCTGGTGGAGATGAGGACCTGAGCCACGTCTCCTGATGTGCACCAAGCAGCTggcctctctccctgccctggctTCCTAGGGGCCTGGGGGTGTCTGTGACCGTCCCCAAGGATGTCCCTCTCTGTGGTGACATGCCTGAGGATGGCAGGGTCCCTGTTTGAAGGTGCTTGGGTTGGCAGTGGGCTGGGTTTCTTGCCTGAGGGGAAACGGAAAGGTGAATTAAGGGGTGCTGCAGGCTTGGCTGATGTGGGAACAGAGCACATGAGGGGTTGCCTTGGCCCCGTGCTCATCCTCTGCCTCGTTTTGGCTTTTCCCTTGACATCCCCACTCACAAACAGCCTTGGCTCCTCCAGGtcccccggctcctgctgcttcctccctccctccagcagccaATGTTGGCCATCCTGCCATCTCCTCCATCGGTGCCCAGACGCTGTCCCCAGGACCGAAACCTGCTCCAGGAGCCGTGCTGGCTGAGCAGCCACGCCAAGACCTGCCTGCCAGCAGCCGTCCACCTCTCCTGCCCAGTGATGCCACCACTGCGAGCACAGACCTGGATGCCAGGGCCCCGGTGCAGGAATCGGTAAGCAGGGCACGCGTCAGACAGGGACACAAAGGTCGCTTTTAGACCAGAGTGTTGGTGCAGTAGGGTGTGGGGAGCCCGTGGTAGGGCCAGGCTCATTCAGGGACAGCGCAGGCAGCCTCTCGCTGCTGATCTCTGCTGCATGCTTGCTGCATCTGGTAAGTTATAGCCTATATAAGTGCTCCCCTCTCCTGCTTCCCCTCTATGGGTGGGAGTGCAGGGTCCACTCTGTTAGTCCAGGCTCCCCTCCACCGCCCCTGACCCCATGCAGACCTCCTGTGAGCCCTGTCATGGGTGTCAAGGAGAGACCCCCTTCATCACCAGGCTTATGTGGGTCACTGGGTCAGAGTTTGGGGCCTTGGTGGTCCCTGATTCCTTCATCGTGGCACAGAAATTTAACACAGCTCGTTTCCTTCCAGCTCCCTAAAAACCTCCTGGAACAAGAAAGTCCCCGACCACCTCCACCTGGGAGCATAGTCCATGATGGAGTGAGTGATGGGCACAGTGGAGAGGGGCATCTCCCACACCCCACTAAGGCCACACAGGTGTCAGCAGGGACCCCTGTAGCAGCCAGCGTGGCTGTGCCATCGGCTGTCACCCCTGAGTGGGGCCAGGACTGGCTGAGCCGCCAGCAGCACCCAGTGTGTGTGGACAACGGGTGTTTTGGGAATGCCAACCACCTGCAACGTGGTGCACCACGCTTGGGTCTGGGAAGGTCTCTTCTGCCAAGGGACACAGGTGTTGCttgcagccctgagcagcccaggAATGAGCCCGAAGAGGATGTCTACATCTCCACTGTGTCACCCCCAAGGCTGGAAGAGACCGCTcgcagcacagggcagcagcccccAAACTCACTGTCAAAAAAAccagctgtgcccagctctgaGCATAGCGAGACCCTGGGCAGCTTCGTGGATGTGCGCAGCCCCCTCCTCATACAGCAGCAGTTTGATGCGGAGCAGAAGCAGGTCATGATGCTGCAAGAGCATAGAGGAGATGAAGGTGGGTTTCCTTCCCAGCAGTTCTATGTAGCCACTGTGCTGATGGGGAGCAGGGTTGAAGGTGCTGCTTGTTGCTCATCCTGCTTGACAGGGAGGATGGAGAGTGGCAGAGAAGGTGCAGGTGTGGGGTAGGGCCCCGCTGGGAGGCCATGCAGACCCTCCCAAAGAACAGTGGTAGCTGTGGCTCTTGGTAGAGGACAGCCCAAGGTTTTGTCTGCCTTTGGGGCTCATGAGCACTCATGGAGGTGCAGAGAACAGCTCTCTGTGCCCTCCTTTTCCATCTCCTGGGCCGCAGTGACCTCCTCCAGGAAGGGAGAGAGCTTGGGTTGTGCAGAAATCCAACCTTGCTGCTTGTGTTCCCCTGGTTTTCCCTCTAGTTGCTGTTGCTCGCTGTATTTTGGCACAACATCCTGACCAGGGCTTGGCAGAGGCACTTGCTTCATTTCTAATGTAGAACACCCCGATTGAATGTCTCTGCACCCCCATTTTAGTAGCCTGGGGCCACCTCACTCTCAAAGGGAGGAACAGATTGGGGGTGCTGGCTTCCTGGTGCTGTCTGGTTTACCTGTACCTATGAGGAGAGCTTTGGTGAcgcagcagagccagggccacACGGGTGGCATTCAGCGATGCTGGGTCCTGCTCCCTGTGCAGCCTTCTCAGCTCTGGGAGTATGCTGTTGCAGTGTCCTTGAAGAAGAGCAAAACTCACCTTCTAGGTCTCCAGATTAATgtaatacattttgttttgtccCCAACAGATACTTGGATGGAAACAACCACCCCAGTTGCTACCCCTGCACCCAGAGATGTTTCCCCATCCTGCGACACCTCCCTGAAGCCTCCTGTACAAGAGAGAAACCAGCCCGTGGAGGAtacagccagcagcaccccctCCATGCTGACAAAGGAGAAAGTAGGTGACCTTTCCTGTTACCACTTGCATTTCATTCAGGTCCTTGCGAGCTCCCCCTGGCAGGAGATTTTCTGCTGCAGTGTAAGATTTTGAGCTGGTGGCGAGTTTATTCAGGgctttttttctccactgtgtTCATGTCCCTATCCGGACGCTATAGTTTGCAGCATGGGACAAGGGAGCCGAGATTTGTCAGACTTTGACTCCTTATTTCCCCTCCTTGACTTGTCAGTCAGTCTCCTGGCTTCCAGGTGCCTCTTTCCCCCCTTCTCGTCACTGCTTTTCTCCCATTCCTTCCCAAATCCCCCGTATCTCCCCAAATCCCAAAGGCTCCCCAGAGCCCCAACAACTCCCTACTCCTCGTAGTTACCTGTGACCCAACGTTCCTGTTAGTGGCTGGAGATGCAGTGGTTGAGTGACGAAGTGGGCTTGTTGCATGACACGGGTGCCTGAGACCAGGCCAGATAGGTGTTCCCTGTGGCATCCagcccctctccttgtttcccaaAGGTCCTCCTGGCCTCGGTGGACCCTCTCCAGACTGTTGCAGGAAGCTTTGAAGGCACGTCTGGGAGGATGGCACCCCAGGTGAGCTCTGCCACGAGCATCTGGGCACCTTGCAACAACATGGAGAGGGATGTGGAGCTCAGCAAGCCGGGTGTCCTCCTCTCCATGGATGGGGGGAGACCAGGGGCGACTGGCAGATGCCCGAGCTCTTGTGGGCCCAGCGGCCCCTATTCTGGAGCATCTGATAGCCTCACCTTCAGCAGTGACCCGATCATGATAAGCACAGATAGCTCGAGCTCAGGAGAAACACTCTCCAGAGTCCCCTTGGGATGCCCGGCTCCAGCAGCTCATGAAGACCccaggggagaggaggcagctggagcaAGCAGAGACTCCTGTCCACCTCTGAGCTTGGacagcacctccctgggcactCAGGAGGTCCACGTGGATCATGACCCCAGCATCCAGCTTGGGGCAGGCAGCGACCTCCAAGATGGAGCCGGTCCCCTTGGAAACTGTCCGGCTCATGTCTCAAACGGAGGCCGTAGCACTGCGACCAGCTCATCTCAGGCCAGAGTCCCCCCAGGGGACAGCAATGGACCGTCCCTGCCATACACCGTTACAGCTGTGGGTATCGCTGTGATTTCAGCTGTGGCATTTCTGGTGTACGCTCGATTGCAGAAATAGCGCTGGAGTGAGTGGATGGGATGCCATGACTGTCACTCAGCCTGTGCGATTCCTCTTTGTAGTAGGAATTTGGCCAATGCATTTGAAGCctgaagaggagcagcagcaggggggtGGTAGAGGTGTTGCTAAATCTCTTTCTGGAAGTTTTGCTGGAAGGGGCCTTGGTTGCATGATGCTGTTGGGTTTAGGTCTGTTCCCCCCACCCCGTTTCCCAAGCATCTTCTTGCCTGTAGCCTTCTCCTTTTACACCTATAGAGAGGCTCTCGCTCAGGGAGTGATCCCTTGAGTCAAAAAAGAAAGTTCTTATGGCGATTCTCCATGTCTTCCTTGTTTGGTCCTAGGGAAACATGTCCTGGTTGTCCCAAGGGTGACCCTGCCCCGGGTCCCTCCAGGCAGTGCAGCAAGGAGAGGTTTTACAGATGTTCTGTAAAAGTGGAGCTGATCTTGTTCGCTCTGTTCATCTCGGCTTGAAAATGTGTCCAAGGGTGCGTGCAGCAGCCTTCACCAGGTGCCTTATATTTGCCTTACTTGgtgtctccagctgtgctgctgggaccTTGgctcatctctgctgctcctttccctcGGTGCTGGGTGCATGGGCAGGACCCCGGTGCAGCAAGTCACTCTGCCTTCTGCTCATTCGTGACGAGAGATGGCCCCATGATGAGAAAACACCAGGCCAGACTCCGTATAAGCTAGCTCCTTTCCCAGGAGCTGTTGTCCTGCTTCGGTGCTTGCTTTGGAGCATCATCCCCTGGTCCTGAGGATCGCAGATGGGCTCTGGGATTGATTCATGCAGCACTGACATCCTGGGCATAAAGCTGAGGGTCAGGAAAGAGCCACATCTAACCAGCTTTCTCGAGGATCAGCATCATGTcaccctgctccaagcagggaaAGGGTTTATGCTTTAAGAAGAACATTTCATGCAATGCCAGCATTAAGCAGACTTGGTTCCACACAGGATTGTTGGGCGTCTTTGCTCTTTTGGCTGTATTTTTTGAGCCTGGCTAGGAGGGTGGATATAGTTCTTGCCTTTCCCAACACCTGGTACTGTGGGATAGGAAAATAGGAAGCTTGGGTCTAGCCTACGACACAAATAGGATCAACCCTGTGCACTGCAGGGAGGCCATAACTGGTGGCTGAGATGCTCTGGGTTATCTTGAAGGTCCCATTTAAAATTACAGCCCATAATTTTCCTGCTATCCCCAGAGATCAGCTTGGAGTGCAAGGGGATTGGGCTTgcaaaatttctaaaataaaatcctCAGACCCAAATAAATATCCCAACTTCCCCTTGCCCAGGGCAGCTTTTGGGGGCAGAAGCGACCCTGCTCAGTTGCTGCTGGCACACATTTCTAACTCCAGGCAGAGTTTAGTGATGCCCGCTTGTGTTGCTGCACCTGCAGGTTGTTTGCCATCTCTCATGTACTCCCTCCCAAAAGCACAGGGGCACAAAAGTAACAGAACTACTTTTTTTCATAGTTAGAGGGTTATTGTAGCTAgaggatttatctttttttttttttttttttaagctctaaaGATGCCAGTGCAGATGTTCGGGTTGTCCTACCCTCTCGTGACCTGCTGTGTGGGCAACAGGGGAGCTGTGACAGGAGGCAGGACTGAGCAAAATGTCTGTCGATCTGGTGGTGGATTTGCAGAGCAGAAGGCTCGTGCCACGGGCTGCCACGGTTTGAATCCGGCAAGCCCGCAAGGATGCCGTGGGCATTAAACTGTTGCATTGGCCTGGTGCTGACGGCCAGGCTGCACTCCTAATCCAGGCTGTTGCATCTTCCCTGCTTTACTGTGTCCAGTAACTTATTCCTTCTGGATACCTTCCATTTGGCTAACGGAAATTCCTGAAATACAACCTTCTTGCtggcaggggggcaggagggagatgaGCTCCCTGACACCTGGCCGCAAAGTGCAGCCATCATACCTGGAGCTCAGCCTGCAGTGGGAAGGGTCTGTCAACCCTGTAATGGGGCAAACAGCTGTTCCTCCCTCCTACCACTTCCCCTTTGCCCAAAAATGCAAGAAGTGCCTCCCTTAAATGATAAGGACAATAAATATAAGCAATAGTGAGGTGTTGACTTTGATCTGATGGGGCTGCTCTCCAGGTGAACTTGAGATGTTCATCGCTTGCTCAGCGCCCAGTGCATTATCCCTCAGAGGAAGGGACAGTGCTTTTAAATACCCTTGACCTCCTCTGCTGGgagagggaacatgggggctgtCTTCCCCATTTGAAGGCAATGTGGTGACTTGTCCAAAACCTCCCTGCAAGCAGGAAGAAGGACCTGGGATTCCCCTTCAGTGGTCCCCAGTAAGCTGgtattttttcctcagcttttgtAATTTTGTCAGTGAGGGCTTGGAAGAGACCTGTCACCTCCCTGTGAAAGCTGCAGTTTTCAGCACTAAGAATTGCTCTTTATTTGCAGTGAGTAAAGAAATCTCCCCAAATCCTTTCACCTTGTTAAAAGGCTCGTGAGTATTGtactgaaataaagcagaatatgTATCTTAAAGCAGCGTACGTGAACCTACATAACCACACTGCAGTATCCATCCCAAAATTCATTAaaaggggagggggtgtgtgccTTCACATGCTTTCTGCGTGATTCGGAGGAAGTCTGTGAGATCCCAAACCAGCAGCATCTGTACCAAGGCCCTCTTCTCTGATGCTTTACTCGCCTGCAAAATTCTTCACGTATTTTCCTACTACTTTTTAGCAATGGCTTGTATGCTTTGCCTTTTCACGTCAAATCACTTTTGTGAAACAGCTCATTTATCACCACTTCAGACTCGAAGAAAGCACACCTTCAGTTTTCTGCTGTGAAGTGCCAGTATTTTCACAGTCGCAATGTAGCACTTTTAAAGCGGGATCAGCAGGTGAACCTGCAGGAGGGAACTGTGTCCCtgcaaatcttttaaaaaaagaaaaaaaaaaagcctttactAACTGTGTAATAAAATGATTTGCCACTTCACGCTCAACTTGTGATGttgctgtgtgtgtttgtaaGATGAGGGGGACGTATCTCAGCTTTTGAAACCTCTGTGGAGGAAGGAAAGTTTTCATGTAGAAGTTGGCTGGAGAATTAATTCACCTAACGTACCTGCTCAGGGAGTGGGGGCTGCAAAGAAGGATCCGAACAGCCCTCCTcagctttttttggggggttgctCAAGTTCATGCACCTTGGTTTTCCCATTTAAGAAGACAGGTGCTTTTAATTAGAGAAGGCTGTTGGTATAACTTTTGCCATATACAATTTAAGCAACTCTGTCTGTGGGAGCTGGACCGTTTCCCTTGCTGTGGAGATGTGTTTGGATGTCCTGAAGAGCCCTTGCCTGCGTATTGAGGAGCATCTGCTGGGCTTCCATGCATCTTCCTCAGTCCGcctctgggcagccagttccagtaAGACCCTTCCTTTGATCTTTGGGGTTGCGTATTGGGCATGTTGAGGTGACACCTCCTGTTCCAGTATCCCAGAGACTAGAGGTGACCTCTCAGAGTTTGGGGGTAGGTTCAGACAGTGCTAAGAACCACTGAATCTGCACTCCTCTCTCTGGTGGAAGGGGCAGGTAAAGCCCTCTCTGTTGCTTGTACCAACGTCTGGATCTGTGCTGGGGTCTTGAGGGGCAGGAAGTTTATGAAACCATTGCCAGAGGAAATACTTTGAAGGGCACTACTGGCAGTGACACAGCAAGGCTGACGCCATCAGTCCATATCAGGAAGAGCTGGAAAGGATCTGGGGACAGTTTTCCGTCCAGCACAGTTCCTGGTCTAGAGGATGCCCGCCACAGCAGGTCATAGGAAGCCCAGATGGCAGGTTCAGGATGAAGACAGGAAGTGTGGTTCTCGAGGCAGCGAGAAGGTCTCCTCAGGATGTTGTGGTTGCCAAAGGGGAACTAGACAAGTTCTGGGAGGAGAATTGCACCAAAGGCTTTTAAGTAGAGGTCTGAGCCGCATGCTGTTGCAAGCTGTAAGACTCTGTGGGAGAAATAAGGCCATAGGTTCAGCTCTGGTGTGCAGCGGTGGTTGTTCTCCAGGTGCCGCTCCTCATCTGCTGAACAGCTTTGGGCTCCGCCCGCTGTGCACAAAAGAGATACCAACATCACCAAAACCACCGCTGTGCCTGGCTCCAGCTCACCCCTCACTGGTGAGGGAGCCCTAGGGGTGAGCCAGCCTGTGGTGCGTGCCTTTTGGGGACAGGTAGGAAGCAGCATGATGGAAATAGCCCTTTTCAGTAGTGTTATGTGCCCTCTCCACGCTGCCTCTTACAGAAGAGGCTCCCAAGGGCTCTGCTGTGCGTTCACAGCTGAGACAGCCTGCTAGCTCTCCTCGCTTTCTGCTTTCCCAGCGAGAACTCTTGATGTACAACCCAGGTATATGAAACACACTCAGGGCTCAGTATTGACAGTGCTCTGAACTTCAGGCAGCAAAGCTCAGTGAGTTGTTTTTAACAAAATGAGGCCAACACTTTTATGAAGAAGGGTTATTTTTATTCAGTGAGGTTATGCTTATCTTATATTGGTACCAACATCATTTATATGCTTCCTGCACTTGCCCAACAGGATATTAAAATTATACAGATGAAATTTGACCCATCTCTTTGTCCTGTTTTCACCACAACAACCATAATTCAGCAAATTCTTACTGAAATTATTACACCTTTTTTGAATGTCAGTGGCTTATCCCTTTGGTATCGAATTAATGCCTGAGGATTGCGGTGAGCTGAGATTAATGCCATGCAGGTGAAGAGCACCATGGGTCACTGGGTTGCAGTTCCACGCTTGACTGTGCTCTAGGTATGTTAGACATCAATTAACATTCCACCTAGGAACCTCCATTGTGTTACAACAGGAGC comes from the Chroicocephalus ridibundus chromosome 5, bChrRid1.1, whole genome shotgun sequence genome and includes:
- the MAVS gene encoding mitochondrial antiviral-signaling protein, which produces MGFAEDKVYDYILKNLKNFRHIRVASLADSLSCLTDADRDELHAREEMRGSQATVYKFYQHLKCRQGWVLDLIDALRQNNAGHLADELQHIYESWQACPPAPAASSLPPAANVGHPAISSIGAQTLSPGPKPAPGAVLAEQPRQDLPASSRPPLLPSDATTASTDLDARAPVQESLPKNLLEQESPRPPPPGSIVHDGVSDGHSGEGHLPHPTKATQVSAGTPVAASVAVPSAVTPEWGQDWLSRQQHPVCVDNGCFGNANHLQRGAPRLGLGRSLLPRDTGVACSPEQPRNEPEEDVYISTVSPPRLEETARSTGQQPPNSLSKKPAVPSSEHSETLGSFVDVRSPLLIQQQFDAEQKQVMMLQEHRGDEDTWMETTTPVATPAPRDVSPSCDTSLKPPVQERNQPVEDTASSTPSMLTKEKVLLASVDPLQTVAGSFEGTSGRMAPQVSSATSIWAPCNNMERDVELSKPGVLLSMDGGRPGATGRCPSSCGPSGPYSGASDSLTFSSDPIMISTDSSSSGETLSRVPLGCPAPAAHEDPRGEEAAGASRDSCPPLSLDSTSLGTQEVHVDHDPSIQLGAGSDLQDGAGPLGNCPAHVSNGGRSTATSSSQARVPPGDSNGPSLPYTVTAVGIAVISAVAFLVYARLQK